GGCCCCACGAAGGCTTTCGACATCCACTCCAGGCCTTGTGATGTAGGGTAAACAAGGGCTGAGCGCGGTCTGAGTGATGATCTTCAGACCTGCGATCTCCTCGCTGTCATCTCGCGCCAGGTAATCGAACGTCACGCTGTCGACGGCGGCCAGATCACCCCGGCCCTCCTTCAACCAGCGCAGGCTGTCACGGTGTCCACCGGTGATCGACACGCGCCCGAAAAATCGCCCGTCGCGCTGCAACGGCGCCAGCGTGTGGCGAAACAGATTCATTCCCGAGTTCGAATCCTCGTTGTTGATCAAGCCGTGACTGCCCCGAAAATCGATCAGCTCGCGACGAGGGTCGTCAGCACGCGCCAGAATCAGGCTGCAATGCGAGCCATCGCCACTGTGTGGCAACTGGTAAACAGGCCGCCCAACCACTTGCACGCGCCCGCGCAAGCGGGTCATCAGCGGATAACCGCAGGTTTGCGCCAGCAGCAAATCGTCGGAGAGCCACAGCATTTCAAGATCCAAAGAGGCCTGCAAACGTGTGACCGACAGACGTTCAAGGATGCTCGCCAGCCAGCGTTGTTGCGCGTCGCTCACCCGACGCGGCGCGACGTACATCTGGAGTTCTGCAAGACCTTGGTGCATGTAGGCGTTTTCCGGATCAGACGAAGGGATGTTGTGGGCTGTCGATAGGATTGAGGCTGTGCAGACGAAACAGTTCCCCTACCCCTGCACCAGAAAACCGCCGCTGCGCGCCAGCCATTGCTCTCGGCGAGCGCGATAGACCGTTGGCATGTGGTACCAAGAAAGCCCCGGCAGATCATGATGCACCAGGTGCAGATTGAGGTGCAGGAACAGCCAGCTCCAGGGCCACGAAGCTTCATTGATCACCGTGCGCTGCTCCGGTAACTCGCTCGGTCGATGCTCGTAATAAGAGCGGACCATCGACACAGCCAGCGCAGGCAGCGCTATCAACAGCAGGTAATGCAGCGTCGACAGCGCGCTGTAATGCTCGATGAACCCGAACATCAACGCCGCAATCGCGCCATGCGTCACCCACATCGACCAAGCCTGGCGTTCCCCGCGCAGCAGCCGTTTCGACTCGCCCGCCAGCAGACTGGCCAGCGCCAGCGGCGCACCGAACAGCACCCGACCGGGTAGGGTTTTGTCGAGCCAGCGCAGCAGTCGGGTCAAGCCGTGGCTGCCCAGCCAATGCGACTGGCTCGGATAACGGCTCTCTGGATCGCGGCCCGGGACAGTCAAGTCCTCGTCGCGGTGATGCTCAAGATGAGTGTCGCGATACAGCGTGTAGGGATACCAGACGGCGAACGGCGCGTAGCCCAGCGCCTTGTTCAACCACAGATGACGAGTCGGATGACCGTGGAGCAATTCGTGCTGCAACGACATCCACAGCACCAGTAACGGAACCATCAGCACCGTGGTTGGCCATACACCGATGCCGGGGCTCAACAGCAACAGCCCGAACCAGCCGCCATAAACGCCGGCCAGCAGCAACCACGTTGGCCACTCGGTGCGTCCGGTGAAACTGGCGCGCAGGCGCACAATGTCCTGCCGCTGGAGGTCGTCGAGGTAGTTGGGCATTGCGCGTTCCTGCGTCAGGGCCGATACCGGCTTGTGACCTGATGCAGGAAAATCTTGTGGACCGATTGGTTATGGCGGTAGAACGAAATCCCAAAATACCAGGCGCACCGGTCTCCCCATGCAAATGTGTGTATTGCCCGATATCTCCCGGCCGCTGCTGGACAAGTTCTACCGCGCTCATCAATCGCCCATGCGTGCCAAAGGCGAGGCGAAGGCGTGGGTGGCTAGAGATGTCGACATCATTGCGGCGCTGTGCCTGACGCCCGTTGCGCAAGGGCATTGGCTTACGGGGCTCTTCGTTGCGCCGGATCGACGTGGACAGGGGATCGCCAAGGGCTTGGTGGAGGCAGCCGTGGCTAAGGCGAGTGGAAGCGTCTGGCTCTTCTGCGATCCGCAGTTGACTGACTTTTATGCAGGCCTGAGGTTTGAATCCGTATCGGATTTACCGCAGGCGCTGGCAGGACGGCTCGCGCGTTACACCAGAACCAAGTCACTGGTCGCGCTACGCCGTCAGCTTTGAGGTCGCTCAGAATGATGGAACCCGAGACTATTCGTCTGAGTTTGGGTCCATGCCCGGGAACAGGACGTCGATGTAACCGAACCGGCTGAAATCGGTCACGCGCGAGGGGTACAGACGGCCGATCAAATGATCGCATTCGTGCTGGACCACCCGCGCATGAAAGCCCCGAGCGATTCGCTGAATGCGCTGGCCATCAGGGTCAAAACCTTCGTAACGGATGTGTTCGTAGCGATCCACCACACCGCGCAAACCCGGGACGGAAAGGCAGCCTTCCCAACCCTCTTCAACGGTTTGTTCCAGCGGCGTGATCAATGGATTGAGCAGAATGGTCTGAGGGACGGCTTCGGCATCGGGGTAGCGTTCGCTGCGCTCGAAGCCAAAGATGACCAGTTGCAGATCGACGCCGATCTGCGGAGCAGCGAGGCCAACCCCGCCAACGCTCTCCATGGTTTCGAACATGTCGGCGATCAGCGTTTTCAGCTCGGGCGAGCCGAACATCGACTCGGGCACCGGCGGCGCGATGCGCAGCAAACGCTCATCGCCCATCTTCAGAATTTCATGAATCATAGTGGCCCTTACCAGTGGTCAAGATGCGCTTCGCGGCCTGGCGGCTGCGGTTGAGCGCCCATCCTGCCACAAGAGTTGTCAGGTTTTTTCGACCTTGAGTGCTGGATGCAGTTCGGCGTCGTGGTCCTGGTCGTGGCTGTGATCGCGGCCAAGGCCGGATACGTTTTTGTTGATCGAAGAATCGACGCCACCGTCACCTTCGACCTTCTCGCCTTTGTCCTTGCCTTCGTTGGACATGTGCTCGATCACGGCATTCATCTCAGCGCCCAGCAACAACACCGCCGCTGAAATGTAGAAGTACAGCAACAGCACGATGATCGCGCCAATGCTGCCGTACATGGCGTTGTAATCGGCGAACGTCTTCACATAGTAGGCAAACCCCAGCGAGGCGATGATCCACACCACGACCGCAAGCACCGAGCCGGCGGTAATGAAGCGGAACTCCTGCTGCACGTCGGGCATGACGTAATACATCAATGCCACCGAAACCATGAGCAGCAGAATGATCAGCGGCCACCGCAGGATCGTCCAGAGCGTGACAATGAAATCTTCCATGCCGATCTGCGCGGCCAGCCAGCTCATGACTTGCGGCCCGGTGACCATTAACGCAGCGGCGGCGAGCAACATGCCGGCGATGCCGACGGTGTAAAGCACAGAAAGGGGAATGCGTTTCCAGACCGGACGAGCTTCGACCACGTCGTAGGCCGCGTTCATTGCGCTCATCATCAAGCGTACGCCAGCCGAAGCGGTCCACAGCGCGATGAAGATACCGATCGACAGCAGTCCGCCCTTGGATTGCTGGAGCTGATCGATAACCGGATTGACCTGCTCCAGCGCTTGCGGCGGCAGGACGAGTTCAGACTGCAGGCGCAACCAGGAGAAAAAATCCGGCAGGTGCAGGAAGCCGATCAGCGCGATGAGGAACAACAGAAACGGGAACAGTGAAAACAGCATTTGATAAGCGAGGGCAGACGCATAGGTCGACATCTCGTCATCAATGAATTCCTTGACCGTTCTGACCATTACCTTGGTGAACGGTAACTGGCGCAAATCCGGGAAAATCATGGCGTCTCCTTTCGCAACGTCGCTAAGCACATTTACCTATACGAGCGGGCAAACGCTGTGAAATTCCTTTGCCAGCCGCAGTGGGCTCGCTTTTTACCCTAAGCGGGGCATCGATGCGACCTTTCAAGTGCTTCAGCGCTGAAGGGCCAAACAGCATAACGGCCATCCGAGGACAGCCGTTATCGTGTTTACAGGTTTGTCGCACGATAATTTTTAAACCGTGCGCGCAGGCCGTCAGACCTTGTCGACGCCTTTTTTCACGGCATCTTTGGTTTTGCCGAGAGCTTGCTGCGCTTCGCCTTTGAGTTCCTGGCCTTTGCCTTCAGCACGCAATTTGTCGTTATCAGTCGCTTTACCGACGGTTTGTTTGACGTTGCCGACTGCTTCGTTAGCCATGCCTTTTACTTTATCGCCAGTGCTGCTCATGAGATGCCTCCTGGGTAAGAATCAGGTGTCATAACCTCGACATTAGGATTGACTCACCGGCGCCGAGGAAGGTTTCAAATATTTTTTGAACGGCTTATGCCCAGGTTTTGCGAGGGAACGGACGGTTTTCGATGTCTGCGCCAATTTCGACTTTATGTTTCTCTGGCAACCCCCGAGAATGCGCGACTGAAAGGCATATCCACAGGAACATCATGAAACTCGACAAGACCCAGGCCATCGCCCGCAGGAACAAAGAGTTGGGCGGGGCCGTGCTCGGCACTAACAACACTCACTTTGCGGTGCTGAACACCAACAGGAACATCTGGTGGTTCGACCTGCCGGTAACACGCCTGCAAGTGGGTCAATATGAATGGCTGCATCTGCTGATGCACACCCCCGCCACCGACGAACTGCTGCACCTGAAAGTGACCACTGCCTTCATGCGCGAGCACATTGAAGGGCTGGTGGTGCGCAACGAAGGCAAACGCAAATCCACTGTCAGCCTGGAACTGAGCGCCGACAAGGATGCGTACCTGCGCGATGCCCGGCCAAATGGCGCCAACGTGAGTTTTGCGGGCTTTTTGCAGAAGTAACGAAGTAGAGGCCGCGGGACATTCAACGCGGTGGCAGTTGGCGCTGCTCTGACGCCCCACTGTAGGAGCGAATTTATTCGCGAGACGTCAGAACGGGGTCAACTCTGAGGCCGGCTCGCCAACAAGTTGACTCCTACAGTGATCGTGGGCAACAGGCATTAGCCAAAGCGGCGCGCAGCCAGGTAACCGACGGCGCCGGCCACTCCTGAGGCAAACGTGCCCCATGCCCAGTCCACCAGAGACAACTGCGACGGCCATCCCTGCAATGTCGCCCAGTTCGTCAGATCGTACGTGCCGTAGGCCATCAAACCAAGCAGCCCGCTGCACAGTGCCGCGCGCCCAACGCTGGCGCTTCGCAAACCCGGCAAGACTCCGAAAAACACAATCCCCGCGCCATACAGCAGATAAAACAGCACGGCGGGGGCAACGACCGGCGTCGCCAGCATCAAACCACCCAACCAGGCGCGGTAAGTCGGCCCCATCAAGACACCTAGCCAAAGGCCGTCCAGCACTAGAAAAGCCAGCAGCGTCGCGATGTAAGCCGTAAGTTTGGTCTTCATGAGGCGTCCCTGAAAAGCAATGGCCGGTCGGGCATGACCGGCTTCTCTAAATATAGAGCCCTTTCAGGAACGGATAATTCAAACCAGCTCGATGCGGTCGGCATGAATCACAATCAAACCCTGCTTGTACAACGCACCAATGGCCTTCTTGAAGTTACCTTTGCTGACGCCAAACAGGTTGCTGATCACTTGCGGGTCACTCTTGTCGCTGACGGGCAGTGACCCGTTGTTGTCACGCAGTTTTCCGAGAATCTTGGTATTGAGGCTGCTCGCGGCCTGTTCGCCCACCGGCTGCAAACTGAGGCTGATATTGCCGTCAGCGCGAATGTCCTTGATGTAGCCCTTTTCTTCTTTGCCGGGACGCAAGAACTTGAACACTTCGTTCTTGTGAATCAGGCCCCAGTGCTTGTTGTTGATGATCGCCTTGAAGCCCATGTCGGTCGCTTCGGCCACCAACAGATCAACCTCCTGACCGATTTTGTAGCTGGCAGGCACCTTGTCCAGATAACGGTCGAGGCGACTGGTTGCGGTGATGCGGCGTGTGTGCTTATCGAGATAAACATGCACCACGCAGTAATCGCCCGCCGTGAGGGGCTGTCGCTCTTCGGAATACGGCAGCAGCAAATCTTTCGGCAAACCCCAATCGAGGAAAATACCGATGCTGTTCACTTCAACGACTTTGAGACTGGCGAACTCACCGACCTGAACTTTCGGCTTTTCGGTCGTCGCGATCAATTTGTCATCGCTGTCCAGATAAATAAATACGTTGAGCCAGTCTTCATCTTCACTTGGAATGTCTTTGGGAATATAGCGATTGGGCAGCAGTATTTCGCCGTCCTGCGCGCCATCCAGATAAAGACCAAAGTTAGTGTGTTTAACCACTTGCAAACTGTTGTAGCGCCCGACTAGAGCCATGTTCGATTACCCTCGTTACGTGGGCGGCATTCTACCCGAGTTTTGCCAAGGGGTTGCTGGCCGTCAGCGGACTGTGAAGCGCGTGGCGTGAGCGCCAGTGAAATCAACAGGTTGCTGATGACGACAAGCGCGGGGCATGACCGACCTTGGGCCATTCGTCTGATGAGAAAGGCTATTTCGCGCAACCATCAGGAAATAATCGAGCG
The DNA window shown above is from Pseudomonas sp. BSw22131 and carries:
- a CDS encoding phosphate/phosphite/phosphonate ABC transporter substrate-binding protein, with translation MHQGLAELQMYVAPRRVSDAQQRWLASILERLSVTRLQASLDLEMLWLSDDLLLAQTCGYPLMTRLRGRVQVVGRPVYQLPHSGDGSHCSLILARADDPRRELIDFRGSHGLINNEDSNSGMNLFRHTLAPLQRDGRFFGRVSITGGHRDSLRWLKEGRGDLAAVDSVTFDYLARDDSEEIAGLKIITQTALSPCLPYITRPGVDVESLRGAMNETLREMPEVARVLAISEVVAAREDDYRVLLDYEQHAKDFGLPMLL
- a CDS encoding GNAT family N-acetyltransferase, which produces MQMCVLPDISRPLLDKFYRAHQSPMRAKGEAKAWVARDVDIIAALCLTPVAQGHWLTGLFVAPDRRGQGIAKGLVEAAVAKASGSVWLFCDPQLTDFYAGLRFESVSDLPQALAGRLARYTRTKSLVALRRQL
- the def gene encoding peptide deformylase; the encoded protein is MIHEILKMGDERLLRIAPPVPESMFGSPELKTLIADMFETMESVGGVGLAAPQIGVDLQLVIFGFERSERYPDAEAVPQTILLNPLITPLEQTVEEGWEGCLSVPGLRGVVDRYEHIRYEGFDPDGQRIQRIARGFHARVVQHECDHLIGRLYPSRVTDFSRFGYIDVLFPGMDPNSDE
- a CDS encoding YihY/virulence factor BrkB family protein, translating into MIFPDLRQLPFTKVMVRTVKEFIDDEMSTYASALAYQMLFSLFPFLLFLIALIGFLHLPDFFSWLRLQSELVLPPQALEQVNPVIDQLQQSKGGLLSIGIFIALWTASAGVRLMMSAMNAAYDVVEARPVWKRIPLSVLYTVGIAGMLLAAAALMVTGPQVMSWLAAQIGMEDFIVTLWTILRWPLIILLLMVSVALMYYVMPDVQQEFRFITAGSVLAVVVWIIASLGFAYYVKTFADYNAMYGSIGAIIVLLLYFYISAAVLLLGAEMNAVIEHMSNEGKDKGEKVEGDGGVDSSINKNVSGLGRDHSHDQDHDAELHPALKVEKT
- a CDS encoding CsbD family protein, translated to MSSTGDKVKGMANEAVGNVKQTVGKATDNDKLRAEGKGQELKGEAQQALGKTKDAVKKGVDKV
- a CDS encoding DUF2177 family protein translates to MKTKLTAYIATLLAFLVLDGLWLGVLMGPTYRAWLGGLMLATPVVAPAVLFYLLYGAGIVFFGVLPGLRSASVGRAALCSGLLGLMAYGTYDLTNWATLQGWPSQLSLVDWAWGTFASGVAGAVGYLAARRFG
- a CDS encoding CvfB family protein; its protein translation is MALVGRYNSLQVVKHTNFGLYLDGAQDGEILLPNRYIPKDIPSEDEDWLNVFIYLDSDDKLIATTEKPKVQVGEFASLKVVEVNSIGIFLDWGLPKDLLLPYSEERQPLTAGDYCVVHVYLDKHTRRITATSRLDRYLDKVPASYKIGQEVDLLVAEATDMGFKAIINNKHWGLIHKNEVFKFLRPGKEEKGYIKDIRADGNISLSLQPVGEQAASSLNTKILGKLRDNNGSLPVSDKSDPQVISNLFGVSKGNFKKAIGALYKQGLIVIHADRIELV